One genomic region from Polyangium spumosum encodes:
- a CDS encoding GDP-L-fucose synthase family protein: protein MFPLTSSKILVTGGAGFLGSHVVEVLKARGAREVVVPRSSAFDLTDARAARSLFETVRPDLVLHLAARVGGIGANRRHPGTFFRDNMQMGLHVLEEARRAGTPKVLVAGTICAYPKYAPVPFREEDLWNGYPEETNAPYGIAKKALLVMAQAYRKEFGSKFVVVFPVNLYGPRDNFDLEDSHVIPAMIRKFVEARRSGEQTVTLWGDGSPTREFLYVEDAAEGLVLAAERYDGEEPVNLGAGREVSMRDLAGRIAQGCGYEGAIVWDTSRPNGQPRRMLDVTRAREWFGFEARTTLEEGLGKTIAWYEANRGRIVGS from the coding sequence ATGTTTCCTCTGACTTCCTCCAAGATCCTCGTCACCGGCGGCGCCGGGTTCCTTGGCTCGCACGTCGTGGAAGTGCTGAAGGCGCGTGGGGCGCGGGAGGTCGTGGTCCCGCGCTCGTCGGCGTTCGATCTGACGGACGCGCGGGCGGCGCGGTCTCTCTTCGAAACGGTCCGGCCCGACCTGGTCTTGCATCTGGCGGCGCGCGTGGGCGGGATCGGCGCGAACCGGCGGCACCCGGGCACGTTCTTCCGGGACAACATGCAGATGGGGCTGCACGTGCTCGAAGAGGCGCGGCGGGCGGGGACGCCGAAGGTGCTGGTGGCAGGGACCATCTGTGCTTATCCGAAATACGCGCCGGTGCCGTTCCGGGAGGAGGACCTGTGGAACGGGTATCCGGAGGAGACGAACGCGCCGTACGGCATCGCCAAGAAGGCGCTGCTCGTGATGGCGCAGGCGTACCGGAAAGAGTTCGGGTCGAAGTTTGTCGTCGTCTTCCCGGTGAACCTCTACGGGCCGCGGGACAACTTCGACCTCGAGGACTCGCACGTGATCCCGGCGATGATCCGCAAGTTCGTGGAGGCGCGCCGCTCGGGCGAGCAGACGGTGACGCTCTGGGGCGACGGCTCACCGACGCGGGAGTTTTTGTACGTGGAGGACGCGGCGGAGGGGCTGGTGCTGGCGGCGGAGCGGTACGACGGCGAGGAGCCGGTGAACCTGGGCGCGGGGCGTGAGGTGTCGATGCGGGATCTGGCGGGGCGGATCGCGCAGGGGTGTGGGTACGAGGGGGCGATCGTGTGGGACACGTCGCGCCCGAACGGTCAACCGCGCCGGATGCTGGACGTGACGCGAGCGCGGGAGTGGTTCGGGTTCGAGGCGCGGACGACGCTGGAGGAGGGGCTGGGGAAGACGATCGCCTGGTACGAGGCGAATCGGGGGCGGATCGTCGGGTCGTAG
- a CDS encoding glycosyltransferase family 2 protein yields the protein MSAVDITQPSPGEPAAIALTRKVGESPVILLPRVSLVVPGLNESASLPELARRIHEALAGKEQYELIFVDDGSTDDSWSVIKRLASENPNIRGVRLRKNFGKAQALTAGFRRARGSIYVTMDADLQDDPADLPNFFTKLEEGHDVVVGWKVQRLDPTNRLLLSRIFNGTVGLLTGVKLHDMNCGFKAYRSEVIRSIPIYGDLFRFIPALAASQGFSVTEIPIKHHARKYGRSRYGLERILRGSFDLMSVLFLTRYQKRPMHLFGFAGLLLAGIGVLIEAYLTVLWFLGHKIGDRPLLILGVLMIVTGIQLFSTGFIGEFLTYQSQTRHLEDEPPIREETL from the coding sequence GTGAGCGCCGTGGACATCACCCAGCCCTCCCCGGGCGAGCCTGCCGCCATCGCCCTGACCCGGAAGGTGGGCGAGAGCCCGGTGATCCTGCTGCCGCGGGTCTCGCTCGTGGTCCCCGGGCTGAACGAGTCGGCGAGCCTGCCCGAGCTCGCCCGGCGTATCCACGAGGCCCTCGCGGGCAAGGAGCAATACGAGCTCATCTTCGTCGACGACGGCAGCACGGACGACTCGTGGTCCGTGATCAAGCGCCTCGCCTCGGAGAACCCGAACATCCGCGGCGTGCGCCTGCGCAAGAACTTCGGCAAGGCCCAGGCCCTCACGGCGGGCTTCCGCCGGGCGCGTGGCTCGATCTACGTGACGATGGACGCCGACCTGCAGGACGACCCGGCCGACCTGCCGAACTTCTTCACGAAGCTCGAGGAGGGCCACGACGTCGTGGTCGGCTGGAAGGTGCAGCGCCTCGACCCGACGAACCGCCTCTTGCTGTCGCGGATCTTCAACGGGACCGTGGGCCTTCTGACGGGCGTGAAGCTGCACGACATGAACTGCGGCTTCAAGGCGTACCGGAGCGAGGTCATCCGCTCGATCCCGATCTACGGCGACCTGTTCCGGTTCATCCCGGCCCTCGCGGCGTCGCAGGGCTTCAGCGTCACCGAGATCCCGATCAAGCACCACGCGCGCAAGTACGGCCGTTCGCGCTACGGGCTCGAGCGGATCCTGCGCGGCTCGTTCGACCTGATGAGCGTGCTCTTCTTGACCCGCTACCAGAAGCGGCCGATGCACCTCTTCGGCTTCGCGGGCCTGCTCCTGGCGGGGATCGGCGTGCTCATCGAGGCCTACCTGACGGTGCTCTGGTTCCTCGGGCACAAGATCGGCGACCGGCCGCTCTTGATCCTCGGCGTGCTGATGATCGTCACGGGCATCCAGCTCTTCTCGACGGGCTTCATCGGCGAGTTCCTCACCTACCAGTCCCAGACCCGCCACCTCGAAGACGAGCCGCCCATCCGCGAAGAGACCCTGTGA
- a CDS encoding helix-turn-helix domain-containing protein, with product MPRRVRPKKLFLSIGERLKAFRLAAGLTQEEVAEGHDPDESFANKGHISSIEHGLANPTVETLQRIAEALGVELVDLVVSPDESPRHALIALSRTLSDEALAEILKKHGPVPELVPRKRKRMHHRASGARSKAR from the coding sequence ATGCCGCGCAGAGTCCGCCCCAAGAAGCTCTTCCTCTCCATCGGCGAGCGCCTGAAGGCGTTTCGCCTCGCGGCAGGGCTCACCCAGGAGGAGGTCGCCGAAGGCCACGACCCGGACGAGTCGTTCGCCAACAAGGGCCACATCTCCAGCATCGAGCACGGCCTGGCGAACCCGACCGTCGAGACGTTGCAGCGTATCGCCGAGGCCCTCGGCGTGGAGCTCGTCGACCTGGTCGTCTCGCCCGACGAGAGCCCCCGTCACGCGCTCATCGCCCTCTCGCGCACGCTCTCCGACGAGGCGCTCGCCGAGATCCTGAAGAAACACGGGCCCGTGCCGGAGCTCGTGCCCCGCAAACGGAAACGGATGCATCACCGGGCGAGCGGGGCGCGGTCGAAGGCGCGGTGA
- a CDS encoding glycosyltransferase family 39 protein: MESVESVEPAGPPAQSGAPARLRQALVTLALVAGIGVFGWVVHTHYAIPKWLFWRYAGYWLGTLAVGLASYGLGHAVLHRVLRTRMPLLEHAMVSLALGVYGFEILMYLLGLLGLYRTATFFVLPVALLAAVALPLYRHALHIRRVIARSASTRPRLGLSALALAFGLLGLGMIYFYVITPTNIQFDSRWKHMALAEQYAVQGAVRPAVEGWVFTARPHFTSYLYTWAFLVPGRLFDKMELAAHLEFGLFVMTTVVGIPALVRRLVPRADPRWIWAVRFVFPGVLLYDSSVAGGADHVGAMFGAAIALVLFHVLRDLDLRYISILGVLCAAAALTKETVAIMVVPAPLLLVVIRGATLGVQSFRGRAAPDLGRRWLVAPLLLGGVGLAASSPLWLKNFLFYGDPVYPLLGAKLNAHPFTDQAAYRFKFGYAEGLLWRPTRDLRGLLQTLVALVDFSFVPNDWPKFHRNVPVFGSMFTLLLGCLPFLKKTKRIWLVVLLVHVGIFVWYSVHHQDRYLQALMPLMTAVTAAIALRVWRSFGTGARVALATLLGLQIVWGGDVYFFQTHAHARSPLKNSIDLLSAGFEKKYDARFDIQGHWQEVGRATPPDAKLLLHIWPDHHAHVGTWRRTVLDAYLWQFGVEYGAAGSTEGVRTTLRDLGVTHVFAEPNKESDAANSIAADLLFWDFVTHLGGRKTIGQGVLGVVPDKPLPAPSNDLVAVLTCTTAPPKGLFHVRDLRVLPFGPEKFPAPVKPAKTKEEAEALLVHAQFAVLERDCYAKKAKPAGLGGVFELIANRRKYGPFKPMELYRRRPSVPPRPLAP, encoded by the coding sequence ATGGAATCGGTCGAATCGGTGGAGCCCGCCGGGCCTCCCGCGCAGAGCGGGGCTCCCGCGCGCCTGCGTCAAGCCCTGGTGACGCTGGCGCTCGTGGCGGGCATCGGCGTCTTCGGTTGGGTGGTCCACACCCACTACGCGATCCCGAAGTGGCTCTTCTGGCGGTATGCGGGCTACTGGCTCGGCACCCTCGCGGTGGGATTGGCGAGTTATGGCCTCGGCCACGCCGTGCTCCACCGGGTCCTCCGGACGCGGATGCCGCTCCTCGAGCATGCAATGGTCTCCCTGGCGCTCGGGGTCTACGGCTTCGAGATCCTGATGTACCTCCTCGGCCTGCTCGGGCTCTACCGCACGGCCACGTTTTTCGTCCTGCCCGTCGCGCTCCTCGCCGCCGTCGCGCTCCCGCTCTACCGGCACGCGCTGCACATTCGCCGCGTCATCGCCCGCTCCGCCTCGACCCGCCCGAGGCTCGGCCTCTCCGCGCTCGCCCTCGCGTTTGGCCTGCTCGGCCTGGGGATGATTTATTTTTACGTCATCACCCCGACGAACATCCAGTTCGACTCGCGCTGGAAACACATGGCCCTCGCCGAGCAGTACGCGGTGCAAGGCGCCGTGCGGCCTGCGGTCGAGGGCTGGGTCTTCACGGCCCGCCCGCATTTCACGTCGTACCTTTATACGTGGGCCTTCCTCGTCCCCGGGCGCCTCTTCGACAAGATGGAGCTCGCGGCGCACCTCGAGTTCGGCCTCTTCGTGATGACGACCGTCGTCGGCATCCCGGCCCTCGTGCGGCGCCTCGTGCCGCGCGCCGATCCGCGCTGGATCTGGGCCGTGCGCTTCGTCTTCCCCGGCGTCCTGCTCTACGACAGCTCCGTCGCCGGCGGCGCCGACCACGTCGGCGCGATGTTCGGGGCGGCGATCGCGCTCGTCCTCTTCCACGTGCTGCGCGACCTCGACCTCCGGTACATCTCGATCCTCGGCGTCCTCTGCGCCGCCGCGGCGCTCACGAAGGAGACGGTGGCCATCATGGTCGTGCCGGCGCCGCTCCTGCTCGTGGTGATTCGCGGGGCCACCCTCGGGGTGCAATCGTTCCGGGGTCGCGCCGCGCCCGACCTCGGGCGCCGCTGGCTCGTCGCGCCGCTCCTGCTCGGCGGCGTCGGGCTCGCGGCGAGCTCGCCGCTCTGGCTCAAGAACTTCCTCTTCTACGGTGACCCCGTCTATCCGCTGCTCGGCGCCAAGCTGAACGCGCACCCCTTCACCGACCAGGCCGCGTATCGATTCAAATTCGGTTATGCCGAGGGCCTGCTCTGGCGCCCGACCCGGGATCTCCGGGGCCTCCTCCAGACCCTCGTCGCGCTCGTCGATTTCTCGTTCGTCCCGAACGACTGGCCCAAGTTCCACCGGAACGTGCCCGTTTTCGGCTCGATGTTCACGCTCCTGCTCGGCTGCCTCCCCTTCCTGAAAAAGACGAAGCGGATCTGGCTCGTCGTGCTCCTCGTGCACGTCGGCATCTTCGTCTGGTACAGCGTCCATCACCAGGACCGCTACCTCCAGGCGCTCATGCCGCTCATGACGGCGGTCACGGCGGCGATCGCGCTGCGCGTCTGGCGCTCGTTCGGCACAGGCGCGCGTGTCGCCCTCGCGACCCTGCTCGGGCTGCAGATCGTGTGGGGCGGCGACGTGTATTTCTTCCAGACGCACGCCCACGCGCGCTCCCCGCTCAAGAACAGCATCGACCTCCTGAGCGCCGGCTTCGAGAAAAAATACGACGCGCGCTTCGACATCCAGGGACACTGGCAGGAGGTCGGCCGGGCGACGCCCCCGGACGCGAAGCTGCTCCTGCACATCTGGCCCGACCACCATGCCCACGTCGGGACGTGGCGCAGGACGGTGCTCGACGCGTACCTCTGGCAATTCGGCGTCGAGTACGGCGCGGCCGGCTCGACCGAGGGGGTCCGCACGACGCTGCGCGACCTCGGCGTCACGCACGTCTTCGCCGAGCCCAACAAGGAGAGCGACGCCGCGAACTCGATCGCGGCCGACCTCCTCTTCTGGGACTTCGTCACCCACCTCGGCGGACGCAAGACCATTGGCCAGGGGGTCCTCGGCGTGGTCCCGGACAAGCCCCTCCCGGCGCCCTCGAATGACCTCGTCGCGGTCCTGACCTGCACGACGGCGCCGCCCAAGGGCCTCTTCCACGTGCGGGACCTGCGCGTCCTGCCGTTTGGCCCGGAGAAGTTCCCTGCGCCCGTCAAGCCCGCGAAGACCAAGGAGGAGGCCGAGGCCCTGCTCGTCCATGCCCAGTTCGCGGTCTTGGAGCGTGACTGTTACGCCAAAAAAGCCAAGCCCGCCGGCCTCGGGGGTGTGTTCGAGCTGATCGCGAACCGCAGGAAGTACGGGCCCTTCAAGCCGATGGAGCTCTACCGCCGCCGGCCCTCCGTCCCGCCGCGGCCCCTCGCGCCCTGA
- a CDS encoding NAD-dependent epimerase/dehydratase family protein, translating to MKLLVTGIAGFIGSHLAERLLDRGDTVVGLDSFDPFYPRSLKERNLAKIRGRAHVVEACLLDEAAVTEVFSATDFDVVVHLAGLAGVRPSLSSPSRYQRVNVEGTTRLAEHARARGVRRFVFASSSSVYGASKRFPFAEDDHADEPLSPYAASKRAAELVLRALVHTHGLGVTSLRYFTVYGPRQRPEMAIHAFCRAIDRGEPIELYGTGEASRDYTYVDDVIDGTLRAIDRVGEGYRVYNLGAGGAPTTLNEVVVLLSEALGKPAIVHRGPSVVGDVEHTIADITRARASLGYTPTTGIREGIERFVAWYRGMSR from the coding sequence ATGAAGCTGCTCGTGACCGGCATCGCCGGGTTCATCGGATCTCACCTCGCCGAGCGCCTGCTCGATCGGGGCGACACCGTCGTTGGCCTCGACAGCTTCGACCCGTTCTACCCGCGCTCGCTCAAGGAGCGGAACCTCGCGAAGATCCGCGGCCGCGCCCACGTCGTCGAGGCCTGCCTGCTCGACGAGGCGGCCGTGACCGAGGTCTTTTCGGCGACGGACTTCGACGTCGTCGTGCACCTCGCGGGCCTCGCGGGCGTGCGCCCGAGCCTCTCTTCGCCTTCGCGTTACCAGCGCGTGAACGTCGAGGGCACGACGCGCCTGGCCGAGCACGCTCGTGCGCGGGGCGTGCGCCGCTTCGTCTTCGCGTCGAGCTCCTCGGTGTACGGCGCGAGCAAGCGCTTTCCCTTCGCGGAGGACGACCACGCCGACGAGCCGTTGAGCCCGTACGCCGCGAGCAAGCGCGCGGCCGAGCTCGTCTTGCGCGCGCTCGTGCACACGCACGGCCTCGGCGTGACGAGCTTGCGTTACTTCACGGTCTACGGCCCGCGCCAGCGCCCCGAGATGGCCATCCACGCCTTCTGCCGCGCGATCGATCGAGGCGAGCCGATCGAGCTCTACGGCACGGGCGAGGCGAGCCGCGACTACACCTACGTCGACGACGTGATCGACGGCACGCTCCGCGCGATCGACCGGGTGGGCGAGGGCTACCGCGTGTACAACCTCGGCGCCGGCGGCGCGCCGACGACGTTGAACGAGGTCGTCGTGTTGCTCTCCGAGGCCCTCGGCAAGCCTGCGATCGTCCACCGCGGGCCGAGCGTCGTCGGCGACGTCGAGCACACGATCGCGGACATCACGCGCGCGCGCGCTTCGCTCGGGTATACGCCGACGACGGGGATTCGGGAGGGGATCGAGCGGTTCGTGGCGTGGTACCGGGGCATGTCCCGGTAG